The window CATAGTCAGCTGCTGCTACAAGCATGGCAAAAAACTCGGCCCTTTTAACAGAATGACCTGGCTTGAAAGTCTTATCCACATAGCCGTTAACAATGCCTTGATCGTACAGGCTTATAATATCGTATTGCTTCTCTTTGTCCTCCGGCAGATCGGTGAGGCTCATTTTCTCCACTTGCTGCTCTTTTAACACAATGGGGATAGGAAAGATTACCTTGGGGTTAAAGATGGTCATTTTCTGAAACCCTTCGGGTATATCATTGCCTACTCTATAAGTGACTTCCATCACATTATCTTGGTTAACATAATAGCTGATGATTTGTATATTTTTCTCACCTTCTTTATGCCAGTATAATTCAATTTTCCCACTATGATTGGTCAGCTGCTTGAAATCGTAAATAACACGACCAGGGCTTGCTGCCAACACCTGTATTGGCAGTAATAAGCACCCTATAAAAATGCTGATGATCTGTCGATATTTTCTCATTGTATCCTTCCTCTCTAAAACACACCCAAAAGCTCATTGGAATAGGCTTATTAAACCCTATCTTTATTTCATGATTTTA is drawn from Vallitalea pronyensis and contains these coding sequences:
- a CDS encoding S-layer homology domain-containing protein, translated to MRKYRQIISIFIGCLLLPIQVLAASPGRVIYDFKQLTNHSGKIELYWHKEGEKNIQIISYYVNQDNVMEVTYRVGNDIPEGFQKMTIFNPKVIFPIPIVLKEQQVEKMSLTDLPEDKEKQYDIISLYDQGIVNGYVDKTFKPGHSVKRAEFFAMLVAAADYELDDDVASTFTDVANDYWGKKYIMALVKKDIVKGSGNGLCKPLGDITIGEVLAIIDRTFIFHEQTSSYLLPDKNHWSNPYYISASKAGILKQSDAFVNPYTPDMKATRQQCASLLSRVLLKGYTIR